One Paraburkholderia sp. IMGN_8 DNA window includes the following coding sequences:
- a CDS encoding L-lactate permease, whose translation MFHQLLTPVGNSPLPSFLVAALPIVVVLLLLGWARRPAWQASLAGLIVGLIVAIFVWQFPVKLAVDSVVAGAVFACWPVMWIVFAAILLYNISQRSGRFAAFRMWMIDNLPNDRRVVLVVIGFSFGALLEGISGFGTPVAITSSLLILLGFPTLEALTFTLIFNTAPVAFGALGVPITVLGAVTHLPADSLAKMVGRQLPFFALLLPFYVIGIYAGIRNMLRVWPVLLVSGASFALTQFVASNYVNYSLTDVLSSLVSLVLTIAFLRVWKPAADPTFAINIDRVGEVRGKISGGQGWYPWIIVSVVVIVWTVTKIFLIGDVKVPWPGLDKAVFITLYNTPYSAVWDFQPLGTGTAILVAAIITSLAVGSGVREFGAAIVDTWVQTRIAILTVATIVGLAYLMNYSGLNYTLGLGVASVGPFFPLVSAFLGWVAVFLSGSDTSGNALFGNLQVVAANQLNLNPILMAATNSSGGVMGKMISPQNISTGVATTDLKGKEGVVFAKTFKHSILLTVILGLLVWLQQNVLQGMIPH comes from the coding sequence ATGTTTCACCAACTACTCACGCCCGTCGGCAATTCGCCATTGCCATCGTTCCTCGTCGCCGCACTGCCGATCGTCGTCGTGCTGCTGTTGCTCGGCTGGGCGCGCCGGCCGGCGTGGCAGGCTTCGCTCGCAGGTCTGATCGTCGGGTTGATCGTCGCGATCTTCGTCTGGCAGTTCCCGGTGAAGCTCGCGGTCGATTCGGTGGTCGCGGGGGCGGTGTTCGCCTGCTGGCCGGTCATGTGGATCGTGTTCGCGGCGATCCTGCTCTACAACATCTCGCAGCGCTCAGGCCGCTTCGCGGCATTCCGCATGTGGATGATCGACAACCTGCCGAACGACCGGCGCGTCGTGCTGGTGGTGATCGGCTTCTCGTTCGGTGCGCTGCTCGAAGGAATCTCAGGCTTCGGCACGCCGGTCGCGATCACCAGTTCGCTGCTGATCCTGCTCGGCTTTCCGACGCTCGAGGCGCTCACCTTCACGCTGATCTTCAACACGGCGCCGGTCGCGTTCGGCGCGCTGGGCGTGCCGATCACGGTGCTCGGCGCGGTCACGCACCTGCCGGCCGACTCGCTCGCCAAGATGGTCGGCCGCCAGTTGCCGTTCTTTGCCCTCCTGCTGCCGTTCTATGTGATCGGCATATATGCGGGCATTCGCAACATGCTGCGCGTGTGGCCAGTGCTGCTGGTGTCGGGCGCGAGCTTCGCGCTGACGCAGTTCGTCGCGTCGAATTACGTGAACTACAGCCTGACCGATGTGTTGTCGTCACTGGTGTCGCTGGTCCTGACGATCGCGTTCCTGCGCGTCTGGAAACCCGCCGCCGATCCGACATTCGCCATCAACATCGACCGCGTCGGCGAGGTGCGCGGCAAGATCAGCGGCGGCCAGGGCTGGTATCCGTGGATCATCGTCTCGGTGGTGGTGATCGTCTGGACCGTCACCAAGATCTTCCTGATCGGCGACGTCAAGGTGCCGTGGCCGGGGCTCGACAAAGCCGTCTTCATTACGCTGTACAACACGCCGTACAGCGCGGTGTGGGACTTCCAGCCGCTTGGCACCGGCACGGCGATTCTGGTGGCCGCCATCATCACGTCGCTGGCGGTGGGATCGGGCGTGCGCGAATTCGGCGCGGCGATCGTCGATACCTGGGTTCAGACGCGCATCGCCATTCTTACGGTGGCGACGATCGTCGGGCTCGCGTATCTGATGAACTACTCGGGCCTCAACTACACACTCGGTCTCGGTGTCGCGTCGGTTGGACCGTTCTTTCCGCTGGTGTCCGCCTTCCTCGGCTGGGTCGCCGTGTTCCTGTCCGGCAGCGATACGTCGGGCAACGCGCTGTTCGGCAACCTGCAAGTGGTGGCCGCTAACCAGTTGAACCTCAACCCGATTTTGATGGCGGCGACCAACTCGTCCGGCGGCGTGATGGGCAAGATGATCTCACCGCAAAACATCTCGACAGGGGTGGCGACCACGGACCTCAAAGGCAAGGAAGGCGTCGTGTTCGCGAAGACCTTCAAGCATTCGATTCTGTTGACGGTGATACTCGGCCTGCTCGTCTGGCTGCAGCAGAACGTCTTGCAGGGGATGATTCCGCACTGA
- a CDS encoding molybdopterin-dependent oxidoreductase: MKPATKLDRDSILIDARRELAMPSRRLFGKRLLTLGGLSLLTGCSLTDDESVNKFLMMVSRLNDRAQAALFDPKQLAPTYTEAQITRPFPFNAFYSIDEVPDVDASDYKLKISGLVTGQRVWTLPELYALPHAEQITRHICVEGWSAIGRWGGTPFADFLRRIGADTSAKYVGFKCADDYYESIDMPTALHPQTLLTFSYDGERLPAKYGFPMKLRMPTKLGYKNPKHIVEMFVTNTYPGGYWVDQGYNWFGGS; this comes from the coding sequence ATGAAACCCGCTACCAAACTCGACCGCGACTCAATCCTGATCGACGCGCGACGCGAACTCGCGATGCCGTCGCGGCGACTGTTCGGCAAACGGCTGCTGACACTCGGCGGTCTGTCGCTACTGACCGGCTGCTCGCTGACCGACGACGAATCGGTCAACAAATTTCTGATGATGGTGTCGCGCCTGAACGACCGCGCGCAAGCCGCGCTGTTCGATCCGAAGCAACTCGCGCCGACCTACACCGAAGCGCAGATCACGCGGCCGTTTCCGTTCAACGCGTTCTACAGCATCGACGAAGTACCCGACGTCGACGCTTCGGACTACAAGCTGAAGATCAGCGGCCTCGTGACCGGCCAGCGCGTCTGGACCTTGCCGGAGTTGTACGCGCTGCCGCACGCGGAGCAGATCACACGGCATATCTGCGTGGAAGGCTGGAGCGCGATCGGCCGCTGGGGCGGCACGCCGTTCGCCGACTTTTTGCGGCGCATCGGTGCGGACACCAGCGCGAAGTATGTCGGCTTCAAATGCGCCGACGATTACTACGAAAGCATCGACATGCCGACCGCGCTGCATCCGCAAACGCTGCTCACATTCTCGTACGACGGCGAGCGTCTGCCCGCGAAATACGGTTTTCCAATGAAGCTGCGCATGCCGACCAAGCTCGGCTACAAGAATCCGAAGCACATCGTCGAGATGTTCGTCACTAACACGTATCCCGGCGGCTATTGGGTCGACCAGGGCTACAACTGGTTCGGAGGCTCCTGA
- a CDS encoding DMT family transporter: MNTRNLLQLLILAALWGASFLFIRVGVTDFGVAPLMALRVGIGAAFLAIVLIARRPLRESATTLRTRAFPLLVVGILNSAAPFCFFAYAELTLSAGVTSVINATTPLWGALVAFLWLRDRLSALRTLGLVIGFLGVLMLVWDQIAAPNGSAATPLTTALAAGAALGATLLYGVAASYTKRHLTGVDALTVATGTMTGATIVLLPLAVIYWPAAPISLHAWGAVIALGVACTGVAYMLFFHLIAVAGPARAITVTFVIPIFGILWGALFLNESVSPGMLEGCGVILVGTALATGVVKRLPWVGPRRADT, from the coding sequence ATGAATACTAGAAACCTGTTGCAGTTGCTGATCCTTGCCGCCCTATGGGGCGCGTCGTTTCTGTTTATCCGCGTCGGCGTGACCGACTTCGGTGTCGCGCCGCTGATGGCGCTGCGTGTCGGCATCGGCGCGGCCTTCCTTGCGATCGTGCTGATCGCGCGACGGCCGCTGCGCGAGTCCGCAACGACGCTGCGCACGCGGGCCTTTCCGCTGCTGGTAGTCGGCATCCTGAATTCGGCGGCGCCCTTCTGTTTCTTCGCGTATGCGGAGTTGACGCTGTCGGCGGGCGTCACGTCGGTGATCAATGCAACCACGCCGCTGTGGGGCGCGCTCGTCGCGTTTCTATGGCTGCGCGATCGCCTGAGCGCGCTGCGCACGCTCGGTCTCGTGATCGGCTTTCTCGGCGTATTGATGCTGGTGTGGGATCAGATCGCCGCGCCGAACGGCTCGGCCGCCACGCCGCTGACGACCGCGCTCGCGGCCGGCGCCGCGCTCGGCGCCACGCTGCTGTATGGAGTCGCCGCCAGTTACACGAAGCGGCATCTGACCGGCGTCGACGCATTGACCGTCGCAACCGGCACGATGACCGGCGCTACCATCGTTTTGCTGCCGCTCGCCGTGATCTACTGGCCGGCCGCGCCGATCTCGCTGCATGCATGGGGAGCGGTGATCGCGCTGGGTGTCGCGTGTACCGGCGTCGCGTACATGCTGTTCTTCCACCTGATCGCTGTGGCCGGACCGGCACGTGCAATCACGGTGACCTTCGTGATCCCGATCTTCGGCATTCTGTGGGGCGCGCTGTTCCTCAACGAAAGCGTGTCGCCCGGCATGCTGGAAGGCTGCGGCGTGATTCTGGTCGGCACCGCGCTCGCTACCGGCGTGGTCAAACGGCTGCCGTGGGTCGGACCGCGCCGCGCCGACACCTGA
- the bamC gene encoding outer membrane protein assembly factor BamC — protein MTDLRLTKRFAVMLMAGGLVAGCGTSSPTKIDYKSDSKSKQVSLAVPPNMIDETADQRSLPPQGGETSLSTLKQVQAQAPAANTLAVVPAVTGMHIQRDGTESWLVIDNKAPDQAWAQIRRFWQEQGFLLVVDQRDKGVMETDWNETHAQINEGLIRSTLSKAMGNSYVTSERNKYRTRLEVAPNGGTYVFISQKGMREALTGPNNDSSKWEPKPNDPGLETEYLKRLMASLALADSRAKSGDTLADLSPAGAQTAPNAATAGAKSAAAATAAQNVALSAQQPMPDADSANTAAQFSSTELTLGEPYDRAWLRVGLALDRSNFTVDDRDLNRGLYFVRYVDPKDMTSAEQGFWSQVFHGKKEKVAKQYRVNVRAVTPNQTRVAVVDDKGQIDQSAPAKQIMSLMVDQLR, from the coding sequence ATGACTGATCTTCGTCTTACCAAGCGGTTTGCAGTAATGCTGATGGCAGGCGGGCTGGTCGCCGGCTGCGGTACCTCGTCGCCGACCAAAATCGACTACAAGAGCGACTCGAAATCGAAGCAAGTGTCACTTGCCGTACCGCCGAACATGATCGATGAGACGGCCGATCAGCGTTCGTTGCCCCCGCAAGGCGGCGAAACCTCGCTGTCCACGCTCAAGCAGGTGCAGGCACAAGCGCCGGCCGCGAACACCCTGGCCGTCGTGCCGGCCGTTACCGGCATGCATATCCAGCGCGACGGCACCGAAAGCTGGCTGGTGATCGACAACAAGGCGCCCGACCAGGCGTGGGCGCAAATCCGCCGCTTCTGGCAGGAACAGGGCTTCCTGCTGGTGGTCGACCAGCGCGACAAGGGTGTGATGGAAACCGACTGGAACGAAACTCACGCGCAAATCAACGAGGGCCTGATCCGCAGCACGCTGTCGAAGGCGATGGGCAACAGCTATGTGACCTCGGAGCGCAACAAATATCGCACGCGTCTCGAAGTGGCGCCCAACGGCGGCACCTATGTGTTCATCAGCCAGAAAGGCATGCGCGAGGCGCTTACCGGCCCGAACAACGATTCGAGCAAGTGGGAACCGAAGCCGAACGATCCCGGCCTCGAAACGGAATATCTGAAGCGCCTGATGGCTTCGCTGGCGCTCGCCGATTCGCGGGCCAAGTCGGGCGATACGCTGGCCGACCTGTCGCCGGCCGGCGCGCAAACGGCGCCGAATGCCGCCACGGCGGGGGCGAAGTCGGCGGCTGCGGCCACAGCGGCGCAAAACGTCGCGCTGTCGGCGCAGCAGCCAATGCCTGACGCAGACTCGGCGAATACCGCGGCGCAGTTCTCGTCCACCGAGTTGACGCTCGGCGAGCCGTATGACCGTGCCTGGCTGCGCGTGGGCCTCGCGCTCGATCGCAGCAACTTCACCGTCGACGATCGCGATCTCAACCGCGGGCTGTACTTCGTGCGCTACGTCGATCCGAAGGATATGACCTCGGCGGAGCAAGGCTTCTGGAGCCAGGTGTTCCACGGCAAGAAGGAAAAGGTCGCCAAGCAGTATCGCGTGAACGTGCGCGCGGTGACGCCGAACCAGACCCGTGTGGCAGTGGTCGACGACAAGGGACAGATTGATCAGAGCGCGCCGGCCAAGCAGATCATGAGTCTGATGGTCGACCAGTTGCGCTGA
- a CDS encoding cytochrome b/b6 domain-containing protein, giving the protein MATPHTPSKTAPPAAPLSSTIHPVWVRVTHWLNALAAIVMMLSGWRIYDASPIFPGFTFPPAITLGGWLGGALQWHFAAMWLLVFNGLLYLALNLISGRLVRKFLPISPRAILHDFVAALTGKLSHADLRVYNAVQKFAYLFVVCDLIVLVLSGLAIWKSVQFPLLRELMGGYDNARIVHFCAMSLMAAFIVVHLAMVALVPRSLLAMLRGR; this is encoded by the coding sequence ATGGCAACCCCTCACACACCAAGCAAAACCGCGCCGCCCGCGGCGCCGCTCAGCAGCACGATTCATCCGGTGTGGGTGCGTGTCACGCATTGGCTCAACGCCTTGGCGGCCATCGTGATGATGCTGTCAGGCTGGCGCATCTACGATGCCTCGCCGATCTTTCCAGGCTTCACCTTTCCGCCGGCGATCACCCTCGGTGGCTGGCTCGGCGGCGCGCTGCAATGGCATTTCGCTGCAATGTGGCTGCTGGTCTTCAACGGCCTGCTGTACCTCGCGCTGAACCTGATAAGCGGACGCCTCGTGCGCAAGTTCCTACCGATTTCACCGCGCGCCATCCTGCACGACTTCGTCGCCGCGCTGACCGGCAAGCTCTCGCACGCGGATCTGCGCGTCTACAACGCGGTGCAGAAATTCGCCTACCTGTTTGTTGTCTGCGATCTGATCGTGCTGGTGCTGTCGGGCCTCGCGATCTGGAAGTCGGTGCAGTTCCCGCTACTGCGCGAATTGATGGGCGGCTACGACAACGCGCGCATCGTGCACTTCTGCGCGATGTCGCTGATGGCAGCTTTCATCGTCGTGCATCTGGCGATGGTGGCGCTCGTGCCGCGCTCGCTTCTCGCAATGTTGCGCGGACGCTAA
- a CDS encoding GreA/GreB family elongation factor, with the protein MKKTKTCYLTELDVARLEKHAAAPGADAKLQGMLDDVLERAVIVDSRDIPANVVTMNSQATLVDETSGEHMTWTVVYPPNADFAQGRLNVFSPVGLALLGAKRGERIRFTPPSGTEKVLKLEQILFQPEAADDFTL; encoded by the coding sequence ATGAAAAAGACGAAAACCTGTTACCTCACCGAACTCGACGTCGCCCGCCTTGAAAAGCACGCGGCCGCGCCCGGCGCCGACGCCAAGTTGCAAGGCATGCTCGACGACGTCCTGGAACGCGCCGTCATCGTCGACTCGCGCGACATTCCGGCGAATGTCGTCACGATGAATTCGCAGGCCACGCTAGTCGACGAAACCAGCGGCGAGCACATGACCTGGACGGTCGTCTATCCGCCCAACGCGGATTTCGCGCAGGGCCGCCTGAACGTGTTTTCGCCGGTCGGCCTCGCCTTGCTCGGCGCCAAACGCGGCGAACGCATCCGCTTCACGCCGCCAAGCGGTACGGAAAAAGTGCTGAAACTCGAACAGATCCTGTTTCAACCCGAAGCCGCTGACGATTTCACGCTGTAA
- a CDS encoding IS4 family transposase: MPSTENQDDQDDWADIEFGAANLGDARLTNRLVALARRLASTPDCSFPRSMDAAELKAAYRFFDNDQVDTDGVLAPHVDQTLKRMTQVPVVLAVQDTTEFNLTHLGATEGLGYGTGNQSRGFMLHSLLAVTPEGLPLGVLGMKTWVRDDADLGRRRQRSKRDFNDKESVKWVEGLNHLAALKTRCPDTRMVGVGDRESDVYEVFVAERPAGVDWLIRAAWDRRTAHPERYLWDTVTASAPLGEIELELPAHRNMARRIARLTLRCTQVSLIAPPRASTKGTGRARLTPVEVFAIHALETDPPAGVEPLEWMLLSSVPTLTLSDALERLEWYARRWTIESWHRVLKSGCRIEARQFGNLERFVRATALFAVISWRIMYATLLGRADPDLSCEVLLQPDEWRALYCRANRTSKPPVATPSLGEVVLWIAKLGGYLNRKHDHPPGPTVMWRGFLVLHEITEMYRIFSQDG, encoded by the coding sequence TTGCCTTCGACCGAGAATCAGGATGACCAGGACGACTGGGCCGACATCGAATTCGGTGCGGCAAATCTGGGCGATGCCCGTTTGACGAATCGGCTCGTTGCACTGGCACGCCGGCTTGCCAGCACACCGGACTGCTCGTTTCCACGCTCCATGGATGCCGCCGAACTCAAGGCGGCCTATCGCTTCTTCGATAACGACCAGGTCGATACGGACGGTGTGCTTGCACCTCACGTAGACCAGACGCTCAAGCGCATGACCCAGGTGCCAGTCGTGCTCGCGGTGCAGGACACAACCGAATTCAACCTGACGCATCTGGGCGCGACCGAAGGCCTGGGCTACGGCACGGGCAACCAGTCGCGCGGCTTCATGCTGCACAGCCTGCTGGCCGTGACACCGGAAGGCCTGCCGCTCGGCGTGCTGGGCATGAAGACGTGGGTGCGCGATGACGCAGATCTGGGCCGCAGGCGTCAACGCTCAAAGCGCGACTTCAATGACAAGGAAAGCGTTAAATGGGTTGAGGGTCTGAACCATCTGGCAGCCCTTAAGACCCGATGTCCCGATACGCGCATGGTGGGCGTGGGCGACCGCGAAAGCGACGTCTATGAAGTGTTCGTGGCCGAGCGGCCTGCTGGCGTAGACTGGCTCATTCGTGCGGCATGGGACCGTCGGACGGCGCACCCCGAGCGTTATCTCTGGGACACGGTGACGGCGAGCGCCCCCTTGGGCGAAATCGAGCTGGAGTTGCCGGCACACCGCAACATGGCCCGGCGCATTGCGCGTCTGACGCTGCGTTGCACGCAGGTCAGCCTGATTGCACCACCCAGAGCGTCGACCAAAGGCACCGGGCGCGCCCGGCTCACCCCGGTGGAGGTGTTTGCAATCCACGCACTTGAAACCGATCCGCCAGCGGGCGTCGAGCCGCTCGAGTGGATGCTGCTCAGCTCTGTGCCCACGCTCACGCTGAGCGATGCACTTGAACGACTCGAATGGTATGCACGTCGCTGGACGATCGAATCGTGGCATCGTGTGCTCAAAAGCGGCTGTCGGATCGAGGCGCGCCAGTTCGGCAATCTTGAACGGTTCGTCCGCGCGACCGCGCTATTTGCAGTGATCAGCTGGCGAATCATGTACGCCACGCTGCTGGGTCGGGCCGACCCGGATCTGTCGTGTGAAGTGCTACTTCAGCCCGACGAATGGCGCGCGCTTTACTGCCGCGCCAACCGCACCTCAAAACCACCGGTGGCAACGCCTTCGCTAGGCGAAGTCGTACTGTGGATCGCCAAACTCGGCGGTTATCTGAACCGTAAGCATGATCACCCGCCCGGGCCCACCGTCATGTGGCGAGGGTTCCTGGTCCTTCACGAAATCACCGAGATGTACCGGATCTTTAGCCAGGACGGGTGA
- a CDS encoding DUF1223 domain-containing protein, whose translation MQTASTRRANRPFTRAIALTIALATLAASGGMAQAATAMCTSHSPSHRVALVELYSSEGCSSCPPADNWLSQWKNSGATQSIVPLALHVDYWNSLGWTDRFSQHRFTERQQTLTDLAGGHTIYTPEIFVSGRELRSWPQQASFQNRIEKVIAEPAQANVALELKPQATGAFNVNAQFTAKGANSATKPADTLNAYIAVYENALTSQVRAGENSGVTLHHERVVRQWIGPVPLVAGTAQIHRDIRIDDADVSTTASADRFGVVAFVENAATGDVLQVAELAACH comes from the coding sequence ATGCAAACCGCATCGACCCGCCGAGCCAATCGGCCCTTCACGCGAGCGATCGCGCTAACAATCGCGTTGGCAACACTCGCCGCCAGCGGCGGCATGGCACAAGCAGCCACCGCAATGTGCACATCCCACAGCCCATCTCACCGCGTAGCGCTAGTGGAGCTTTACAGCAGTGAAGGCTGCAGCAGTTGCCCTCCAGCCGACAACTGGCTGAGCCAATGGAAAAACAGCGGCGCCACCCAAAGCATCGTGCCCTTGGCACTACACGTCGACTACTGGAATAGCCTGGGCTGGACCGACCGCTTCTCGCAGCATCGTTTCACCGAACGTCAGCAAACCCTGACTGACCTGGCCGGCGGCCACACGATCTACACGCCCGAAATCTTCGTATCAGGCCGTGAGCTACGCAGCTGGCCGCAACAGGCCAGTTTCCAGAACCGAATCGAGAAGGTCATAGCCGAACCGGCACAGGCCAACGTCGCCCTGGAACTGAAACCACAAGCGACAGGCGCATTCAACGTCAACGCACAATTCACCGCCAAAGGGGCTAACTCCGCGACCAAACCTGCGGACACGCTAAACGCCTACATAGCAGTCTATGAAAACGCGTTGACCTCACAAGTGCGCGCCGGCGAAAACAGCGGCGTAACCCTGCATCACGAAAGAGTGGTACGGCAATGGATCGGCCCAGTGCCGCTGGTAGCCGGAACCGCGCAAATCCACCGCGACATCCGTATCGACGACGCAGACGTCAGCACCACCGCATCGGCTGACCGCTTCGGCGTCGTCGCCTTCGTCGAAAACGCCGCGACCGGCGACGTATTGCAAGTGGCCGAACTGGCCGCCTGCCATTGA
- the thiC gene encoding phosphomethylpyrimidine synthase ThiC codes for MNANPKFLSADAHVDEAAVAPLPNSRKVYVSGSRPDIRVPMREISQADTPDSFGGEKNPPVFVYDTSGPYSDPDAKIDIRAGLPALRQRWIEERGDTEALTGLSSDFSRERAADIATADLRFQGLHRTPRRAIAGKNVSQMHYARRGIITPEMEYIAIRENQQRAAYLESLKTSGPNGEKLAAMMGRQHPGQAFGASAFGPNGLTEITPEFVREEVARGRAIIPNNINHPESEPMIIGRNFLVKVNANIGNSAVTSSIGEEVDKMTWAIRWGGDTVMDLSTGKHIHETREWIIRNSPVPIGTVPIYQALEKVNGKAEDLTWEIFRDTLIEQAEQGVDYFTIHAGVRLQYVPLTAKRMTGIVSRGGSIMAKWCLAHHKESFLYEHFEDICEIMKAYDVAFSLGDGLRPGSIYDANDEAQLGELKTLGELTQIAWKHDVQTMIEGPGHVPMQLIKENMDLQLEWCDEAPFYTLGPLTTDIAPGYDHITSGIGAAMIGWFGTAMLCYVTPKEHLGLPNKDDVKTGIITYKLAAHAADLAKGHPGAQVRDNALSKARFEFRWEDQFNLGLDPDKAREFHDETLPKDSAKVAHFCSMCGPHFCSMKITQDVREFAAQQGVTDDEALRKGMEVKSIEFMKKGAEIYQRQ; via the coding sequence ATGAACGCCAATCCGAAGTTTCTTTCCGCCGACGCTCACGTCGATGAAGCCGCTGTCGCCCCCCTGCCGAATTCCCGCAAGGTCTACGTGAGCGGCTCGCGCCCCGATATCCGCGTGCCGATGCGCGAAATCTCCCAGGCCGATACGCCGGATAGCTTCGGCGGCGAAAAGAATCCGCCGGTCTTCGTCTACGATACGTCGGGCCCCTACTCCGATCCGGACGCAAAAATCGACATTCGCGCGGGTCTGCCGGCACTGCGTCAGCGCTGGATCGAAGAACGCGGCGACACCGAAGCGCTAACCGGCCTCTCCAGCGACTTCAGCCGCGAACGCGCCGCCGATATCGCCACCGCCGATCTGCGCTTCCAGGGCCTGCACCGCACGCCGCGCCGCGCCATCGCCGGCAAGAACGTGTCGCAGATGCACTACGCGCGTCGCGGCATCATCACGCCGGAAATGGAATACATCGCGATCCGCGAGAACCAGCAGCGCGCCGCGTATCTGGAAAGCCTGAAGACAAGCGGCCCGAACGGCGAAAAACTCGCGGCGATGATGGGCCGCCAGCATCCGGGCCAGGCGTTCGGCGCGAGCGCGTTCGGTCCGAACGGCCTCACGGAAATCACGCCTGAATTCGTGCGCGAAGAAGTCGCGCGCGGCCGCGCGATCATCCCGAACAACATCAACCACCCGGAAAGCGAGCCGATGATCATCGGCCGCAACTTCCTCGTGAAGGTGAATGCGAACATCGGCAACTCGGCGGTGACTTCGTCGATTGGCGAAGAAGTCGACAAGATGACCTGGGCGATCCGCTGGGGCGGCGACACGGTGATGGATCTCTCGACCGGCAAGCACATCCACGAAACGCGCGAATGGATCATCCGCAACAGCCCGGTGCCGATCGGCACGGTGCCGATCTATCAGGCGCTCGAAAAGGTCAACGGCAAGGCGGAAGATCTGACGTGGGAAATCTTCCGCGACACGCTGATCGAACAGGCCGAACAAGGCGTCGACTACTTCACGATCCACGCGGGCGTGCGTCTGCAATACGTGCCGCTGACGGCTAAGCGCATGACCGGCATCGTCTCGCGCGGCGGCTCGATCATGGCCAAGTGGTGCCTCGCGCACCACAAGGAAAGCTTCCTGTACGAGCACTTCGAAGACATCTGCGAAATCATGAAGGCGTATGACGTGGCCTTCTCGCTCGGCGACGGTCTGCGTCCCGGCTCGATCTACGATGCGAACGACGAAGCGCAGCTCGGCGAGCTGAAGACGCTCGGCGAACTGACGCAGATCGCGTGGAAGCACGACGTGCAGACAATGATCGAAGGCCCGGGCCACGTGCCGATGCAGCTCATCAAGGAAAACATGGACCTGCAACTGGAATGGTGCGACGAAGCGCCGTTCTACACGCTGGGACCGTTGACCACCGATATCGCCCCCGGCTACGACCACATCACGTCGGGCATCGGCGCGGCGATGATCGGCTGGTTCGGTACGGCGATGCTTTGTTACGTCACGCCGAAGGAACACCTTGGGCTTCCGAACAAGGACGACGTCAAGACCGGCATCATCACGTACAAGCTCGCCGCGCACGCGGCCGATCTGGCAAAGGGCCATCCGGGCGCGCAGGTGCGTGACAATGCGTTGTCGAAGGCGCGTTTCGAATTCCGTTGGGAAGACCAGTTCAATCTCGGTCTCGACCCGGACAAGGCACGCGAATTCCACGACGAAACGCTGCCGAAGGATTCGGCGAAGGTCGCCCACTTCTGTTCGATGTGCGGGCCGCACTTCTGCTCGATGAAGATCACCCAGGACGTGCGCGAGTTCGCCGCGCAACAGGGTGTCACCGACGACGAAGCGCTGCGCAAAGGCATGGAAGTGAAGTCGATCGAGTTCATGAAGAAAGGCGCCGAGATTTATCAGCGGCAGTAA
- a CDS encoding glycine zipper 2TM domain-containing protein — protein MKSIRQIGTFAAIVAVVASLSACDGMTTRQRDTAIGAGIGGVAGAAIGGNALSTLGGAAAGGIIGNQVGK, from the coding sequence ATGAAATCGATTCGTCAGATCGGTACCTTCGCGGCTATCGTCGCGGTTGTCGCGAGTCTTTCGGCGTGTGACGGCATGACCACACGGCAGCGCGATACGGCAATCGGCGCAGGCATCGGCGGCGTGGCGGGTGCGGCGATCGGCGGCAACGCGCTTTCGACTCTCGGCGGTGCAGCGGCAGGCGGCATTATCGGCAATCAGGTCGGCAAGTAA
- a CDS encoding DUF2844 domain-containing protein, protein MPNPSFRPTVNACVTVLILLLGNADARAELGGTMPNEADPAVAGASPQTLLNGALRMRTLTDAGNTTLNEYASSTGQIIAYTWQGPTMPDLRALLGKYVDSYRAGAAALTAGGNLHTSRVVRPDVIVESGGPMRGYAGRAWLPAALPPGITSNDFR, encoded by the coding sequence ATGCCAAACCCTTCTTTCCGACCGACCGTCAACGCCTGTGTGACGGTGCTCATTCTGCTGCTAGGCAACGCCGACGCGCGCGCCGAACTGGGCGGGACGATGCCCAACGAGGCAGATCCGGCGGTTGCCGGGGCCTCGCCGCAAACCCTGCTGAACGGCGCACTGCGCATGCGCACGCTGACCGATGCGGGCAATACCACCCTCAACGAATACGCGTCGAGCACGGGCCAGATCATCGCTTACACGTGGCAGGGCCCGACGATGCCCGATCTGCGCGCGCTGCTAGGAAAGTACGTCGATTCCTACCGGGCGGGCGCTGCCGCTTTGACGGCGGGCGGCAATCTGCACACTTCGCGGGTGGTCCGGCCGGACGTGATCGTTGAATCCGGCGGGCCGATGCGCGGCTATGCCGGGCGCGCGTGGCTGCCGGCGGCCCTGCCGCCCGGCATCACGTCCAACGACTTCCGCTGA